Proteins found in one Geothermobacter hydrogeniphilus genomic segment:
- the rrtA gene encoding rhombosortase: MTTLPITATTQPELHDNGLRRLELGGWLLLLCLCNLGLLANRPTTQLMFDPAAVAAGQWWRLLSWPLVHVSRYHLLLDGSAFLLLLNGLREESFFRRCGYVLLSAAGSLVVPLLLVPELSRTGLCGLSGIAHGLAAVSALELIQSTEQDPAAGRLGWLLLAGLLFKTGWELGQGRVIFADWHLGSVGHPIVSTHAGGFLGGILGFLLRQLSGRRKTCRNAKQTLN; the protein is encoded by the coding sequence ATGACCACCCTGCCGATCACCGCCACCACACAACCCGAACTTCACGACAACGGACTGCGTCGCCTCGAACTGGGCGGCTGGCTGCTACTGCTTTGCCTCTGCAACCTCGGCCTGCTCGCCAACCGGCCGACTACGCAACTGATGTTCGACCCCGCCGCGGTCGCTGCCGGTCAATGGTGGCGGCTGCTGAGCTGGCCGCTGGTTCACGTCAGCCGCTACCACCTGCTACTCGACGGCAGCGCCTTCCTGTTGCTGCTGAACGGGCTGCGGGAGGAATCTTTTTTCCGGCGCTGCGGCTACGTCCTGCTGTCCGCCGCCGGCAGCCTGGTCGTGCCGCTGCTGCTGGTCCCGGAACTGTCCCGCACCGGGCTCTGCGGCCTTTCCGGCATCGCTCACGGGCTGGCGGCGGTCAGCGCCCTGGAACTGATCCAGTCCACAGAACAGGACCCGGCGGCCGGCAGACTGGGATGGCTGCTGCTGGCCGGACTGTTGTTCAAGACCGGCTGGGAACTGGGACAGGGACGGGTGATCTTTGCCGACTGGCACCTCGGCAGCGTCGGCCACCCGATCGTCAGCACCCACGCCGGCGGCTTCCTCGGCGGCATCCTCGGCTTCCTGTTGCGGCAGTTGAGCGGCAGAAGGAAAACTTGCCGGAATGCCAAACAGACCTTAAACTAA
- a CDS encoding VIT domain-containing protein, with amino-acid sequence MRNHPVNPFRSLLTRLAVSLLFILSLAAPGLAAGLLKPLNGGSPLAITSHQVEVVINNGFARTEIDQTFSNPADAPLEALYTFPLPKQASLSELSMWVAGQELVGEVVEKEKARQVYEAEKAAGKQAAITEKNDFKTFETRVGNIPPGGEVRIRLVYYQSLEIDLNVGRYLYPLAEGNVDEEQLQFWSVDDRVNGPFRFHLQLKSAFPVKDVRLPGLQNEAVINQAGGTGEQGNGNDYEVTIDRPAGSRLGRDIVFYYRLDDSIPGRVELIPYRPDDRHDGTFMLVVTPAADLKPLTAGTDWTFILDVSGSMGGNKIATLADGVSRVLGQLRGNDRFRLITFNTKARDLTGGFVPADPGRVQNWIRRVKTIQTGGGTNLFAGLKAGYRGLDADRTSATILVTDGVANVGETEHRAFLKLLKKYDIRLFTFVIGNSANQPLLDRLAEDSGGFAMNISDSDDISGRLLQAKAKVLHQCLRDVKLEIRGEQVQLDAPQTLGNLYAGQQLILFGRYSTPGEIGITLKAKISGREQSWRTTAMLPKVDTDNPELERLRALEKIEQTMQQIREQGETDALRSKVVDLGLNFSLVTDYTSMLVVTDDVLESNGIEKRNADRVQRERRAQQQKATRPAKSYRVDNQGQGAFGGRSAPGLGLGSGPVGPLGVALLAWLRRRRKQLK; translated from the coding sequence ATGCGCAACCATCCCGTCAACCCGTTCCGCTCCCTGCTGACCCGTCTCGCTGTCAGCCTGCTGTTTATTCTTTCCCTGGCCGCTCCCGGCCTGGCGGCCGGGCTACTCAAGCCGCTCAACGGCGGCAGCCCCCTCGCCATCACCTCTCACCAGGTCGAAGTGGTCATCAACAACGGCTTCGCCCGCACCGAGATCGACCAGACCTTCAGCAACCCCGCCGACGCCCCGCTCGAAGCCCTTTACACCTTCCCGCTGCCGAAACAGGCCAGCCTGTCCGAGTTGTCGATGTGGGTCGCCGGGCAGGAACTGGTCGGCGAGGTGGTGGAAAAGGAGAAGGCCCGTCAGGTCTACGAAGCGGAAAAGGCGGCCGGGAAACAGGCCGCGATAACTGAAAAAAACGACTTCAAGACCTTCGAGACCCGGGTCGGCAACATCCCGCCGGGCGGCGAAGTCCGCATCCGCCTGGTCTACTATCAGTCGCTGGAGATCGACCTCAACGTCGGCCGCTATCTCTACCCGCTGGCGGAAGGAAATGTCGACGAGGAGCAGTTGCAGTTCTGGTCGGTCGACGACCGGGTCAACGGCCCCTTCCGCTTTCACCTACAACTCAAATCGGCCTTCCCGGTCAAGGATGTCCGGCTGCCGGGGCTGCAGAACGAAGCGGTCATCAACCAGGCCGGCGGTACCGGCGAGCAGGGCAACGGCAATGACTACGAGGTCACCATCGACCGTCCCGCCGGCAGCCGTCTCGGCCGCGACATCGTCTTCTACTACCGTCTCGACGACAGCATTCCGGGCCGCGTCGAACTGATCCCCTACCGCCCGGATGATCGTCACGACGGCACCTTCATGCTGGTGGTCACCCCCGCCGCCGACCTGAAACCCCTCACCGCAGGGACCGACTGGACCTTCATCCTCGATGTCTCCGGCAGCATGGGTGGAAACAAGATCGCCACCCTGGCCGACGGCGTCAGCCGGGTGCTCGGCCAGCTGCGCGGCAACGACCGCTTCCGCCTGATCACTTTCAACACCAAAGCGCGCGACCTGACCGGCGGTTTTGTCCCGGCCGACCCCGGGCGGGTGCAGAACTGGATCAGGCGGGTCAAAACCATCCAGACCGGCGGCGGCACCAACCTCTTCGCCGGGCTCAAGGCCGGCTACCGGGGGCTCGACGCCGATCGCACCAGTGCCACCATCCTGGTGACCGACGGTGTCGCCAATGTCGGCGAAACCGAACACCGGGCCTTTCTCAAGCTGCTGAAAAAATATGACATCCGGCTCTTCACCTTCGTCATCGGCAACAGCGCCAACCAGCCCCTGCTCGACCGGCTGGCCGAAGACTCGGGCGGCTTCGCCATGAACATCTCCGACAGCGACGACATCAGCGGCCGGCTGCTGCAGGCCAAGGCCAAGGTTCTTCACCAGTGCCTGCGCGACGTCAAGCTGGAAATCCGCGGTGAGCAGGTGCAGCTGGACGCGCCGCAGACCCTCGGCAATCTTTACGCCGGTCAGCAGCTGATCCTCTTCGGCCGCTACAGCACTCCCGGCGAGATCGGTATCACCCTGAAAGCCAAAATTTCCGGCCGGGAACAATCCTGGCGGACGACGGCGATGCTGCCGAAGGTGGATACCGACAATCCGGAACTGGAACGGCTCCGGGCGCTGGAGAAGATCGAACAGACCATGCAGCAGATTCGTGAACAGGGCGAGACCGATGCGCTGCGCTCCAAAGTTGTCGATCTCGGCCTGAACTTCTCCCTGGTAACCGACTACACCTCGATGCTGGTGGTCACCGACGATGTCCTGGAAAGCAACGGCATCGAGAAACGCAACGCCGACCGCGTCCAGCGCGAACGCCGGGCCCAGCAGCAGAAAGCGACCCGGCCGGCAAAGAGCTACCGGGTCGACAACCAGGGCCAGGGCGCTTTCGGCGGCCGCAGCGCGCCGGGTCTCGGCCTCGGCTCCGGCCCGGTCGGACCGCTCGGCGTGGCCCTGCTGGCCTGGCTGCGGCGGCGCAGAAAACAGCTGAAATAG